The following proteins come from a genomic window of Streptococcus oralis:
- a CDS encoding SMI1/KNR4 family protein, protein MLRATDANEPITREDLLQFEENLGKKLPEAMLNFYLKYNGGQSCVSGVHDDKHLFPFNAFYSLEEMEKALNWFDDEVVPAGFQAKDLLHFAYDPGSGNYALSLREEDFGKVYYYVLEERAEIFGQWFSFEAFLTSFVEGE, encoded by the coding sequence ATGCTGAGAGCAACAGATGCGAATGAGCCAATTACAAGAGAAGACCTTTTACAATTTGAGGAGAACCTTGGAAAGAAATTGCCGGAAGCCATGTTAAACTTTTATCTCAAGTACAATGGTGGTCAATCTTGTGTGTCTGGTGTTCATGATGACAAACATCTCTTTCCTTTCAATGCTTTTTATTCATTAGAGGAGATGGAGAAGGCCCTCAACTGGTTTGACGATGAGGTTGTTCCTGCTGGATTTCAGGCTAAAGACCTCCTTCATTTTGCCTATGATCCTGGGTCTGGAAACTATGCTCTGTCTCTAAGGGAAGAAGATTTTGGCAAGGTTTATTACTATGTTTTAGAAGAAAGAGCCGAAATTTTTGGTCAATGGTTTTCATTTGAGGCTTTTCTGACTAGTTTTGTGGAAGGTGAGTAG